One stretch of Glandiceps talaboti chromosome 7, keGlaTala1.1, whole genome shotgun sequence DNA includes these proteins:
- the LOC144437572 gene encoding ribosome biogenesis protein bop1-B-like, translating into MAMETRKLKRKARLDNTDLTESTDNQLDKLFVDEPPESASDSDDESDSDESYYSGLEEDLEDSSGDEIEEIDEGEDEDSEQSDLEKDSEKQSDDDDDTEDKVADSEINTMLKRTLDSNKTQNNNGTDNLNELEADTTEVKDEYEEDSSDEEDIRNTVGNIPMQWYDDYLHIGYDLDGKKIIKPVKGDQLDEFLNRMENPEYWNTVKDKMTGKDVVLTDEEIDLIERIEKGRMPSETNMYEPYVDFFTNETMIHPVTRRPADKRSFIPSLLEKEKVGRLVHAMRMGWLKPSKKKQDKPDYYMLWDNDDQVKLSKRLNMHMPAPKLKLPGHEESYNPPPEYLPTEEEIITWEAEEPEDRRTNFLPKKYDCLRKVPAYSRYVRERFERCLDLYLCPRQQKMRVHVNPEDLIPKLPKPKDLQPFPTTQALVYKGHTKLIRTISVDLSGQWLASGSDDGTVRLWEVTSARCVKTIKVNGPVQCVSWCPNTTLTLIAIVVENKVHIVNTGLGDKLLVSGTDNVIENYEPIEETEQKKKLVDWLTAESDMYDTGFRLTIQHPKSVKEVSWHGRGDYFATVQPQGNSTQVLIHQLTKRRTQNPFRKPKGLVQCVRFHPIRPFLFVATQKFVRVYNLLKQELTKKLLTNVKWVSSMAIHPSGDNLIIGSYDAKLPWFDLDLSTKPYQTLRHHRKAIRQVCYHRSYPLFASASDDGSVIVCHGMVFSDLMQNPLIVPVKVMKGHVITNDLGVLDCQFHPTQPWLFSSGADNTIRLFT; encoded by the exons ATGGCGATGGAAACACGTAAACTAAAACGGAAAGCTCGACTAGACAACACAGATCTCACCGAAAGCACTGATAATCAG CTTGACAAGTTGTTTGTTGACGAGCCTCCTGAGTCTGCGTCAGACTCTGATGACGAAAGTGACAGTGATGAAAGTTACTATTCAGGACTTGAAGAAGATTTAGAAGATAGTTCTGGAGATGAAATAGAAGAAATAGATGAAGGCGAGGATGAGGATAGTGAGCAATCTGATTTGGAGAAG GATTCTGAAAAACagagtgatgatgatgatgatacagaGGATAAAGTAGCAGATAGTGAAATAAACACGATGTTAAAAAGGACACTTGATTCTAACAAGACACAGAATAATAATGGGACtgacaatttgaatgaattagAAGCAGACACGACTGAGGTCAAAGATGAATATGAAGAGGATTCATCAGATGAAGAG GATATCCGTAACACTGTAGGCAATATTCCAATGCAATGGTATGATGACTATCTCCACATAGGGTATGATTTAGAcggaaagaaaataataaaaccaGTGAAAGGTGACCAGTTAGATGAATTTCTCAACAGAATGGAAAACCCAGAATATTG GAACACAGTAAAAgataaaatgactgggaaagaTGTTGTTTTGACAGATGAAGAGATAGACTTGATTGAAAGAATAGAGAAAGGAAGAATGCCTTCTGAGACAAATATGTATGAACCGTATGTAGATTTCTTTACCAATGAAACCATGATTCATCCTGTTACTAGGAGACCAGCTGATAAACGTAGCTTTATACCATCTTTATTGGAGAAAGAAAAG GTTGGTAGGCTGGTTCATGCTATGCGAATGGGATGGTTGAAACCCAGTAAAAAGAAACAAGACAAGCCAGATTACTATATGTTATGGGACAACGATGACCAGGTCAAACTAAGTAAAAGACTTAATATGCATATGCCAGCACCAAAGTTGAAACTTCCTGGACACGAAGAGTCTTACAACCCACCACCAGAATATCTACCAACAGAAGAAGAG ATTATAACTTGGGAGGCAGAGGAGCCAGAGGACAGGAGAACCAACTTTTTACCCAAGAAATATGACTGTCTTCGAAAAGTACCAGCTTATTCACGATATGTGAGAGAACGATTTGAAAGGTGTCTGGATCTGTATCTGTGTCCAAGGCAACAGAAAATGAGG GTTCATGTGAACCCTGAGGATCTGATACCTAAGTTACCCAAACCTAAAGATTTACAACCTTTCCCTACAACACAAGCACTGGTTTATAAAGGTCATACCAAACTTATCAGAACAATTAGTGTTGATTTGTCTGGACAGTGGCTGGCTTCAG GTTCAGATGATGGTACAGTGAGACTTTGGGAGGTGACGTCGGCCAGGTGTGTGAAAACTATCAAAGTGAATGGTCCAGTGCAGTGTGTGTCTTGGTGTCCAAACACAACACTTACTCTCATAGCAATAGTAGTGGAAAACAAAGTCCACATTGTCAATACTGGACTTGGGGACAAACTTCTAGTTTCTGGCACAGACAACGTGATTGAGAACTACGAACCAATAGAGGAGACAGAACAAAAGAAGAAATTAGTTGATTGGTTGACAGCAGAAAGTGATATGTATGATACAGGGTTTAGATTAACGATACAACATCCAAAG TCTGTGAAGGAAGTATCTTGGCATGGTAGAGGCGATTATTTTGCCACTGTTCAACCACAAGGGAACTCTACACAGGTGTTAATACACCAATTAACAAAGAGAAGAACACAGAATCCGTTCCGTAAACCTAAAGGATTGGTCCAGTGTGTTCGTTTCCATCCAATCAGACCTTTCCTCTTTGTGGCT ACTCAGAAATTTGTCCGAGTGTACAATCTCTTGAAACAAGAATTAACCAAGAAATTATTGACCAATGTCAAGTGGGTGTCTAGTATGGCAATCCATCCAAGTG GTGACAATTTAATAATTGGTAGTTATGACGCCAAACTGCCATGGTTTGATTTAGATCTGTCCACCAAACCTTACCAGACTCTACGACATCATCGTAAAGCTATCCGTCAAGTCTGTTATCACAGATCATACCCGCTGTTTGCTTCAGCATCAGATGATGGTTCagtcattgtatgtcacggcaTGGTGTTTAG TGATTTGATGCAGAACCCTCTTATAGTTCCAGTCAAGGTGATGAAAGGACACGTAATCACGAATGACCTGGGAGTGCTGGACTGTCAATTTCATCCAACACAGCCATGGCTATTCTCCAGTGGTGCAGACAACACAATCAGACTCTTCACCTAG